ACGACAGCTTCCTGGGCCTGCAGGAGTTGCGCATTCTCGATCTTTCCGATAATCGTCTGGATCGCATTCCCTCCGTGGGTCTCAGCAAGCTGGTTCGCCTGGAGCAGCTGTCCCTGGGTCAAAACGACTTCGAGGTGATCAGCGAAGGCGCCTTCATGGGCTTGAAGCAACTTAAACGCCTGGAGGTGAATGGAGCTCTTAAACTCAAGCGTGTGATGACCGGAGCCTTCAGCGATAATGGTAACCTAGAGTATCTGAATCTATCGTCCAACAAAATGCTCTTGGAGGTTCAAGAGGGTGCCCTCAGTGGACTGTCTCAACTGAAGCATGTGGTTCTCAAGGCCAATGCGTTGACTTCCTTGGCCGAAGGTTTGTTCCCGTGGAAGGATCTTCAGACTCTGGACCTCTCCGAAAATCCCTTGTCCTGCGACTGCCGCGTGATGTGGCTGCACAATCTGCTGGTTGCGAAGAATGCCAGTCAGGATGATGTTTCCGAACTGCTGTGTGAGTTCCCCGAACGTCTGCGCGGCGAATCCTTGCGCCATTTGAATCCCGCCATGATGGGATGCACCCATGCCGATCCTCGCAAGCAGGCCCTGATTGGAGCTCTCCTGGTGGGATCTGCTGCCACGATCACCGCCTTGGCTTTGGTTCTGTACCGCTGCCGTCATAAGATCCGCGAAACCATCAAGGGCGGTCTGTGGGGCAACTCGGCGCTGGGCCGCAAGGAGCGGGAATACCAGAAGACCTTCTGCGACGAGGACTACATGTCGCGCCATCAGCATCATCCCTGCTCCCTGGGCATCCACTCCACGTTCCCCAACACCTACACCGCACCTCATCATCCCGGAGCTACCCATCACTATGGCATGTGCCCGATGCCAGTCAATGATCTGGGCGCCATCGATCCTCAGCAGAAGTTCCAGCAGCTGGTGGTGCCCACTGCCACAATGGTCAGCGAGAAGAAACTGAATAACAACAAGGCTTTGGTGTCGCAGGGAGCAATCGACGACAGTGCCTCGTTTGTGCTGCACATGAAGTCGGCCACCATGGGTCGGGATGTGCATCAGCAGAATCCCCAGCTGAACCACTATACCAAGCCGCAGTTCCTCGCGGCCACGGCTACAGTGGGTGACTCCTGCTACTCGTACGCGGATGTGCCCATGGTGCATGGTGCCCCGTTGGGTGGACCAAATCAGCCGCAACTGCGACTGACCCAGGAGCACTTCAAGCAGCGTGAGATGTACGATCAGGAGATGGGCAGCGAGATCCTGGACCACAACTACATCTACAGCAATACCCACTACTCGATGCCGTTGGAGCAACTGGGTCGCAGCAAGACGCCCACGCCGCCACCGATGCCACCAGCTTTGCCCCTGCGCAATGGACTGTGTGCCACCACTGGACGCAGATCCTTCCAGCAGAAGTCCGCCTcccagaagcagcagcagcagcagcagaacaaCAACACACTGCGTCAGTTCACGCACTGATCCTCGACCTATCGACGCAGGCAGCTGAGCATCTATGCTTAGTAGTCCGCTGCCCAACACTGTGATGCCAAAACCCCCAAAAAGCCCACTAAAACCACTCCCTCCCCTCCAGAGACAATTAGCGTGTAGTTAGGCGTAAGGAAAACATTGTAGTAGCTGTAATCGAAATACAACCTAGGCATTAAGTCAGAGAAAATCTTGCCTTGTACATACTTAACTTTAAAGCACTCTTTCGAACCTATAGAACACTGAAGGATCTCCAATTCTATCAGCACTTTGCCAACACTCATGTTTTCCTTGTCCCCCTCCGAGCATAAGTTAATCGTAGTCTCTAAGATGAATTGTAAATGATATACGAGTTTAGATAAAGACAACAAAGCACTGAGAGTCAACGTAAGCTTaattttaacttatttaatttattgttaaatGCAAAATCGAATCAGATGCAAACAACTATTTATGTATTAGTTAGAACaagaaatttatgcaaatttaagcgacaaaacaaaatatcaaacgaaaacagaaaatatacGCAATGAAAACCAATCtcatttgaaaacaaaaatacaactGTGTGTGTTCATTCTGGCTCTTCATTTAGCAGATTTTCCTTTCAGCCGGCATACTGTGGAAATGCTGTGGAAATTTGCctttaattatacattttcccTGTGCACCGGCAACTTTTCCTCTGTGTCAATTTGTCTCgacatttt
This portion of the Drosophila santomea strain STO CAGO 1482 chromosome 3L, Prin_Dsan_1.1, whole genome shotgun sequence genome encodes:
- the LOC120448741 gene encoding leucine-rich repeat-containing protein 15 → MQRNMMIAFVGIWCILASIGVEPAAGLANCPPGCQCDDNTLVVQCGEGQLDVLPIALNPSIQRLVIKSNKIKTIDSSIQFYAELTFLDLSSNHLMTIPQRTFAYQKKLQEVHLNHNKIGQISNKTFIGLSAVTVLNLRGNQISELHQGTFTPLLKIEELNLGENRIGYLDPKAFDGLTQLRILYLDDNALTTVPDPVIFQAMPSLAELFLGMNTLQSIQAGAFQDLKGLTRLELKGASLRNVSHDSFLGLQELRILDLSDNRLDRIPSVGLSKLVRLEQLSLGQNDFEVISEGAFMGLKQLKRLEVNGALKLKRVMTGAFSDNGNLEYLNLSSNKMLLEVQEGALSGLSQLKHVVLKANALTSLAEGLFPWKDLQTLDLSENPLSCDCRVMWLHNLLVAKNASQDDVSELLCEFPERLRGESLRHLNPAMMGCTHADPRKQALIGALLVGSAATITALALVLYRCRHKIRETIKGGLWGNSALGRKEREYQKTFCDEDYMSRHQHHPCSLGIHSTFPNTYTAPHHPGATHHYGMCPMPVNDLGAIDPQQKFQQLVVPTATMVSEKKLNNNKALVSQGAIDDSASFVLHMKSATMGRDVHQQNPQLNHYTKPQFLAATATVGDSCYSYADVPMVHGAPLGGPNQPQLRLTQEHFKQREMYDQEMGSEILDHNYIYSNTHYSMPLEQLGRSKTPTPPPMPPALPLRNGLCATTGRRSFQQKSASQKQQQQQQNNNTLRQFTH